ttttaaattttgtttgctagtgagaggtttccacgctcttataaggaatgcttcgttcccctctccaaccacctcacaatccaccccccttggggacccagcgtcttcgctCACCCACCACCCAGAacctgactctgataccatttgtaatagctcaagcccaccgctagtagatattatctactttggtccgttacgtatcgttgtcggtctcacggttttaaaacacatctattagggagaggtttccatacccttataaggagtgtttcatttccctctccaaccgatgtaggacctcatagaaaattattaaatcaagGGGCCATGAAGGTTAGAGACAATTTGCACACAATTATTGCTTTGAGGCATATAAAGTTAGTCTACCATGCGAATCTTTCATGCCACTATTGAGACAATTAGAATATCATTAGCTGGCAATAGTGCAAATTGAAGGTACTTAATTTCCAACCTTACTTGACCATTCAAAAGATTATTGCACCAGAACTTAAGCCATAGGAAAAAGCTACTCGATGATCACTAAGGATAACCGGAGAGGTCTGACTTCTCTcgtgtaacagtccaagctcactactagcagatattgttcgctttggccctgttacaaatggtatcagagccagactccgggcggtgtgtcagtgaggacgctgggccccaaaaggaggtggattgtgaaatcccacgtcggttggagaggagaacgaaacattccttataagagtgtggaaatctcttcctagtagatgcgttttaaaactttgaggggaagttctttagagcccaacgtccttgttggcacaacGTCTGATgttcaccccctttggggctcagcgtcctcgttagcacaccGTTTgggtctggctctaatactatttggaacaacccaagtccaccactagcaaatattgtgcTCGGTAGGaattctctttcgggcttccctcaaggtttttaaaacgtgtatactagggagaggtttccccacccttataaaaaaagttttatccccctctccaaccgacgtgggatctctcaCACAGGCTCTTCAGGctaaaaagactaaataaatttaCATGACAACCCAAGAGCCTAAATCATTCAATGGCTCTAAAGGTCAGCAGCTCTGTTCCTTCATTTATGCTTGTTCTTACCCTTGGATTAGCAAACTGTTCCTTATGGGATgttgaacaagaaaatgatTGCAGTTTCAAATGCCATAAAAGTGATTGATTATTGCTACTCCTTTAAATTGTGGAGGAGAAATGGACAAAAGTCGGATTTTAGCTatgagaggagaacgaagcattccttataagagtgtggaaacctctccctagtagacgtgttttaaaaaccttgagaggaaacccgaaaggaaaagcgcaaagagaaaaatatctactagctgtgggcttaggctgttacaaatggtatcatagccagcCACTGggcggtgtaccagcgaggacgttggaccctcaagaggggtggattgtgagatctcacatcggttggagagggggacgAAACATGCCTTATAAacgtatggaaacctctctctaatagacacgttttgaaaaccttaaagagaagcccgaaagggaaagctcaaagagaacaatcaGGGTTGCAAAAGGCTatcattaaacaaaaatagagtATTGTATGTATACATCTATGCATATTCATTCAAacacttttcaaaatttagtggTTGAAGATGTTGAGAAGGGACACTCTTGTTTTGATTATGAGCCTATAAAGTCCCTCAagtttttcttcaacttcctTAATGCTTTCTCCACATTGCCTCAACAAGTGCTGCATATCTTCAACCTCAGTTTGGTGATTGGTAATTGAACTTAATATCAAGTCCAATCTTTCTATTACACTTATGTTTGTTCCTTCGCTTATGCATGCTACTCTTTTGggttgaacaagcttggaAAATGAAGCCCAGCAGCTCCATTTTGATACCAACTTGGGTCCTGCTATGAAGAACAGTAAGGCTTCTATGCAGTGGTATGTGACTGCTTCCACCTCTTTTATCTGCCTGACAATACTCAAACTTCCATGATCTTTGTTGGGTGCTTTGCTTTCCATTCCCTTCAAGACTTTGTGGATTGATTTCTTTACCATCTTCCTAGAACTTAAACACTTCTTCAATGAACTAGAAGCACCAATATTATCGCTTCGTCTTCGACGAAAAATCGACGCTAACTCATGTGTGCACTCCCTGGTTTGCAACAGGGCATTCTTGGCTATGTCACACAAGTCCAGCAGCCTAAGAGATCCCTCTTGCAAGTCATCTAACACTTCCTTGACCAGAGCTTGTTGGGAGAGAGGCAAAAGAAGCAGCTTATCGACCGAACCGTGCAAGTCTTGAAGGGCGTCGAGTCTGAGGCCTAGAGAAGAAGATGTGGCTTCTGAAGCTCTTAATCTGTTCAATTGTTCATCTACTTGGGTGAGGGCTGGGTGTGGATTTGTGGGAACACTCTTTGAACGAACGTGCTGTGAGTTTCTTGGGTTCATAGCTGAGGCATTCATCTTAGCAATAAGTCtaagaaatttcaatttggGTTCATGTTTTGGCTATGATGGTTGTATATATATGACAGGGTTGAAGAAACGTGGGGTATCTCAATCTCATGTTCATCACTGTCTCAGCTATGTCCAAGCAATGTCTCCCTCCAACCAGGTTCTTACTCACTGGCATTCATTGTCTTTTCTCTATAACCACACGGATGCATCTTATAtgcctttttttaatttgatgttgTTTGAAGGATCCATTAGTTTATTGCTATTTGCAAGAGACAGCCTTTGTCTTATTCATGAAAGTCACAATGCTGATGCTGATATCAagccgctaacagatattgtccgctttagctcgttatgtATTGACGTctgcttcacggttttaaaacgcgtctgttagggagaggtttccacacccttacaaggaatgttccgtttccttctccaaccgatgtgggatctcacaaccacACCCTTGaggggcctagtgtcctttctggcacaccgtctagtgtctggctctgataccatttgtaacaatccaagcacaccgctaatagatattgtctgctttagctcgttatgtattgacgtcagcttcacggttttataacgcgtctgttagggaaaggttttcacacccttacaagaaatatttcgttcccctctccaactgacgtgggatctcacaatccacccccttggggcctagcgtccttgctgccACACTTTTCAGtgtcgggctctgataccatttgtaacagtccaagcatacccctaacaaatattgttcgctttagcCTGTTATGTATCAACGTCATCTTCACGGttctaaaacgcatctattagggagagactTCCACAtccaagaaatgtttcgttcccctctccaaccaatgtgggatctcacactctaTCTATTTGAGCGATTATTTTGGCTTCTGAGACAAGAGAGACAATCATGCTTGCCTGGAGTAAGACAATGTCTTAAGAGTTTGTTGTACATTTGATTCATTAACTCAGATTCTGCcttttaaacaaatttgtgAATGTTTAGGCCAAGTTACTCATACCTCGGCTACCCTCACGAGACAACTGTTTAACCAAGGTTTTTGAACCTATCCTccctgtgagatcccacatcgattggggaggagaatgaaacaccctttataagggtgtggaaacctctcccgagcagacgcatttttaaaaaaccttgagggtaagtccgaaaggaaaagctcaaataggacaatatctgttaacagtgggcttgggtcattacaaatggtataagagccagacaccgggcgatgtgctagcgaggaggttgttcctcaaaggggggtagacacgaggtgccattaaggatgctggccccgaaggggggtggatttggtgtgggttccacatcaattggagaaaggaacgagtgccagcgaggacgctgggtcctgaaggggagtggattatgatatctcacattggtttgagaggagaacgaaacaccctttataagggtgtggaaacttctccctagtagacgcgttttaaaaatcttaagggtaagctcgaaagggaaagtccaaagaggacaatatctgctagcggtggacttgggtcggttttgttttttcactTACCCCAACACCACTAAATCAAATCGCGGTGGTTAGTTTCGATTTGGATCTTAGAAAACCATGGCAATGctcaagaaatgtttcatgaTCTTCAACCTCCACCAACATTCCAACTCATAATAAACTTGTTTAACATGTTTTAATTCAGACAAGAAGGTTCCTCCCCAAACACACACGAGGAAAACGTTCCAGGAACTTTCATATCCACGAGCAACTTCCTGCTATACAATGTCAAACCagttcataaaatatgaagCCCCACGAGGGAGTTTTGACAAAACTGTTCATGTGCAAGAGATTATCacctttaaattattagttaaGGCCAAACCCACATGTGCAttcatcaatttcttcaatattttaagCAGGAATCAGATCACTTGCTTGATTACATTTGTATTAAAAACTACATATGCTGCATTGTTTATCAATCATTTCATGAATTGGGTATGGCTGAAGAGATGCCAAGATCCATAATGTTTGTtctccaaattttcattatttgacAAATCATTAGATCAAAGTTGAGAGACAATATGAATATCATTATTgcttttgtgagatcccacatcggttggagagaggagaacgaagtgtTCCTCATAAACGTGTGAAAGTCTCTCtgtagtagacgtgttttaaaaccgtgagacttaCGGCGATatataatgggccaaagtgaacaatatctactaatggtgggtttgggctgttacacatggtatcagagccagacattgggcgatgtgccaacgaggactcTGGGctcccaaaggggtggattgtgagatcccacattggttggagagaggaacgaaatatttcttataaatgtgtggaaagctctctctagtagatgtgttttaaaaccatgaggcggatgacgatacgtaacatgccaaagcggacaatatctgctactggtgggcttgggctgttacaaatggtatcagagccaaacaccgagcgttgtgccaatgaggacgctggactcccgcgggggtagattgtgagacccacatcagttgaagagggaaacgaagcattccttataaacgtgtggaaaccactccctagtagacgcgttttaaaaccgtgaggctgacggtgatacgtaacgggtcaaagtggacaatatctactagctgtgagcttgggctgttacaaatggtatcagagccagacactaggtggtgtgccagcgaggaagtTGGGCTCCcaatggggtggattggattgtgagaccccacatcggttgaagaggagaacgaagcattccttataaacgtgtggaaacctctccctagtagacacgttttaaaaccgtgaggttgacagcagtacgtaacaagccaaaataAACAATAGCGGTAGCCTCATAGATATGAAGTTAGTCAACCATGTGAATTTTTATGCCATTGTTGAGACAACTAGAATCTTAATAGTTGTCAATGATGCTGATTCAAGGTACCTAATTTTCATCATTAGTTGACCAATCAAACAATGATTTCACCAAAACTTTAGCTCGGAAAAAGTTACTTAATGATTACTACTTCTACgacacaccactcggtgtctggctctgataccatttgtaacagcccaagcccaccgctagtagatattatccactttcacccgttacgtattgccatcagtttcacagttttataacacgtctattagggagcggtttctacatccttacgaagaatacttcgttctcctctacaACCGACGTTATGAGAAAATTAGAGACCAGGAAGATCATGGAGAAGCCATAATTTGAGAGAAAAGTTTGTATATTTACTATGTTTTTTATACAATCTACAAAAATGGGTACTCATGGGATTGGCCATGATACCACTACTCTATGAAATCTCTAGCTTAATGGTTGAAGATGTTGAGAAGTGATACTCTTGTTTTAATTAGGCGCCTATATAGAGCCTCAAGATCACCTTCAAGTTCTTCAATGTTTGAACCAAATGTCTTCAATGAGCTCTGCAAGTTCTCAACTTgaacaaagaaatcaaatttctttgttttttgacTTGTAATTGAATGTAATGCAGCATCCACCAATGCCACTTcgtttcttcttgtttcttcacCTTCACAGGCTACCCTTTTGGGTTGCACAAGCTTCGAAACTATAGACCACCGGCTCGAACTCGATGGAAACTTCGGTCCTGCCACGAAAGACAACAAGGCTTCGATCACGTTGTGACCGACTACTTCGGCTCGTTTCAATGAGCTAACAATGGCAGGAGTGGCTTCACTTTTCTCACAAACTTTGTTTTCATTTGCCTTCAAGACTTTGTagattgttttctttattaacTTCCTAGAACTTAAGCATTTCTGAAGCTCACTTGCTATGAACATTTCGCCTTTTCTTCGGCGTAAAACCGACTCGAGTTCATTCACACATTCTTTTGTCTGCAACAAGGCATCCTTGGCTATGTCACACAAATCCAAGAGCCTAATAGATCCTTCGAGTAACTCGTCGATCGAGTTCTTATCGCTCTCTTCAATGATATCATGTTGAGTGAGAGGCAACATAAGTAGCTTATCAATACAATGATGCAAATCTTGAAGGCCATTTAGTTTATGGCATAGCTCGGATGATGTTGCTTCTGAGGAGGCCTTGTTCAAGCTGCGTAAACGCTCGTCGACTTGATCGACGAACGGGTGTGGCTTGGAAGGCAAGCTGTTGGAGCGAATATGcatctttttttgttgattgGAAGCTTTGAAGAAGTTTAGTTTATGATCCTTTTTGTGGGATTAGGGGAGTTTATATATAGGCAAGGGAAAGGGGACAGAAGGAACCTCAAGAACATTATTgaagagatgaagaaataaaaCAGAATCTTGAAGCTTTATGATTGTAATATGGATCTGAAACATCATATCAGCTGTGTTTTTGCTTGTCTCCCTACTACCAATGCCAAAGCTGGCCTGTTTTTGTATCATTTTGGTACCCATATTCATGCATTTGATACTATAATGAGGTGTATGATATGTGGTTTTGTTTAGAAGGGGTATTAGTTTACTGAAAGACAGCCTCTTCTGCAGAAAAGCTTGTCTCCTCCACCCCATGCATAGGCTGTTGgatcttctttgttcttcgtgttcttcatCTAGATTGAGAGTGTGAGTTGTGTGATCTTAATAAAAGCATGCTAACAAGTTGGACGAACGATGGCATCTGACTAATTGCAAGAGTTAATTTTTACGGGCCAGCTCatgtttaaaatgaaaatgagtcGTATATCTGAAGTGTTTCTTCACGAACAAGATCAATAGTTGCCCACTTCTCCAaaaatgtgggatctcacaatccagaGGTTTCCAtctccttataaaaaatgcttcgttctcctctccaaccaatgtgggatctcataatctaccctCTTTGGGGGCCCAgggttctcgttggcacactgttcgatgtctggctctaatactatatgttttgttctcctctccaaccaaggtgagatctcacaatccagaggtttccaccctcttataaggaatgtttcgttctcctctccaaccaatgtgggatctcataatctaccctccttgggggccagtgttcccctcgttcttctctccaaccaatgtgggatctcataatctaccctccttgggggcccagggttctcgttggcacactgttcgatgtctggctctaatactatatgttttgttctcctctccaaccaaggtgagatctcacaatccagaggtttccaccctcttataaggaatgtttcgttctcctctccaaccaatgtgggatctcataatctaccctccttgggggccagtgttcccctcgttcttctctccaaccaatgtgggatctcataatctaccctccttgggggccagtgtTCCCCCTGGCACACTgttcgatgtctggctctaatactatatgttttgttctcctctccaaccaatgtgggatctcacaatctacccagTGTTCCccctcgttctcctctccaaccaatgtgggatctcataatctaccctCCTTGAGGGCCAGTGTTCCCCCTGGCACACTgttcgatgtctggctctaatactatatgttttgttctcctctccaaccaatgtgggatctcacaatctacccagTGTTCCccctcgttctcctctccaaccaatgtgggatctcataatctaccctCCTTGAGGGCCAGTGTTCCCCCTGGCACACTgttcgatgtctggctctaatactatatgttttgttctcctctccaaccaatgtgggatctcacaatctaccctccttgggggcccagtgttctcgctggcacactgttcgatgtctggctctaatactatatGCTTTGTtgtcctctccaaccaacgtgggatctcaccattAAGAGGTTTTCAcccccttataaggaatgtttcgttctcctctccaaccaatgtggaatttcacaatccaccccctttagggcccagtgTTCTCATTGGCACGTCactcccctcaaagctttaaaatgcgtctactagtgagaggtttccacagccttataagaaatattttgttcccctctctaaccaatgcgTGATCTCATAGGTAATACAAATGCACAAACTTTAATGTGAGACCCGAGTAAAAAAGAGGTACATGAAAGAACTAAGACCATATCCGTATGAGAGTGATCTTAAGAATATGATGGTTAAGAAAGGTTTATAAGAATTGAAAGCTACTATATACatgcacttttctttttagtggCTCAATCAGAAAAGCTCCAAAGTTAAGCGTCCTTAGTTTGGAGTAATCCTATGTTGAGTGACCTCTTAGAAAATTTCGTAGTAAGCACGTGTGTGAAATAGTCTTGACTCTTAGAAGCGATAAGTAGATAACATAGTCACATAACTGGAGATGTAAGGATCACCGAGGCCACCATATGTTGAATCCAAATTCCGATTCCTTAGCATGGACATATTATTTTAGACTTTATCCTGAAAAAATCCTATTGATATAATTAGGTA
This sequence is a window from Cucurbita pepo subsp. pepo cultivar mu-cu-16 chromosome LG04, ASM280686v2, whole genome shotgun sequence. Protein-coding genes within it:
- the LOC111792911 gene encoding uncharacterized protein LOC111792911, translated to MNASAMNPRNSQHVRSKSVPTNPHPALTQVDEQLNRLRASEATSSSLGLRLDALQDLHGSVDKLLLLPLSQQALVKEVLDDLQEGSLRLLDLCDIAKNALLQTRECTHELASIFRRRRSDNIGASSSLKKCLSSRKMVKKSIHKVLKGMESKAPNKDHGSLSIVRQIKEVEAVTYHCIEALLFFIAGPKLVSKWSCWASFSKLVQPKRVACISEGTNISVIERLDLILSSITNHQTEVEDMQHLLRQCGESIKEVEEKLEGLYRLIIKTRVSLLNIFNH
- the LOC111792912 gene encoding uncharacterized protein LOC111792912 — translated: MHIRSNSLPSKPHPFVDQVDERLRSLNKASSEATSSELCHKLNGLQDLHHCIDKLLMLPLTQHDIIEESDKNSIDELLEGSIRLLDLCDIAKDALLQTKECVNELESVLRRRKGEMFIASELQKCLSSRKLIKKTIYKVLKANENKVCEKSEATPAIVSSLKRAEVVGHNVIEALLSFVAGPKFPSSSSRWSIVSKLVQPKRVACEGEETRRNEVALVDAALHSITSQKTKKFDFFVQVENLQSSLKTFGSNIEELEGDLEALYRRLIKTRVSLLNIFNH